One Campylobacter lari DNA segment encodes these proteins:
- a CDS encoding lytic transglycosylase domain-containing protein, translating into MLKRILLLVVFFNFTFAFDTKIFIGDTYIPENFYKYDKDFKAAARKYNIPMALLKAIALTENAAYKHNIIGKNKNQTRDYGLMQINSIHLKRYKIAEKEIVKSSVNIDTAARLLHEIIQKHGFSWNAIGRYHSANDKYKNIWLDKVMKNLVAIVLKDSKDLFVMEKFRAFKLASLLMNVDKEQYRVLLASNN; encoded by the coding sequence ATGTTAAAAAGGATTTTATTATTAGTAGTATTTTTTAATTTTACTTTTGCCTTTGATACAAAAATTTTTATAGGTGATACTTATATACCTGAAAATTTTTATAAATACGACAAAGACTTTAAGGCTGCAGCTAGAAAATATAACATACCTATGGCTTTACTTAAGGCTATAGCTTTAACAGAAAATGCTGCATACAAGCATAATATCATCGGTAAAAATAAAAATCAAACAAGAGATTATGGTTTAATGCAAATTAATAGCATTCATTTAAAACGCTATAAAATTGCCGAAAAAGAGATTGTAAAATCTAGTGTAAATATCGACACAGCAGCAAGATTGCTTCATGAGATTATACAAAAGCATGGTTTTAGTTGGAATGCCATTGGAAGATACCATTCAGCAAATGATAAATATAAAAATATTTGGCTTGATAAAGTAATGAAAAATTTAGTTGCTATAGTCTTAAAAGATAGCAAAGATCTTTTTGTAATGGAAAAATTTAGAGCTTTTAAACTCGCCTCTCTTTTGATGAATGTTGATAAGGAACAATATAGAGTTTTGCTAGCAAGTAATAATTAA
- the prfA gene encoding peptide chain release factor 1, translated as MLADKLKPFLARFDELNTLLSDVNISNDISKMTALSKEQKNLEPIVEKAKEYLKTLDDIEENKLLLSDPELGELAKEELKNLEVLKPQLEEELKILLLPKDPNDDKNIFLEIRAGTGGDEASLFVGDLVKAYIRYAENRDYKYEIVSSSEGSVGGFKEIIILIKGNGAYSRLKYEGGTHRVQRVPETESQGRVHTSAITVAIMPEVDDVEIQINPNDLKIDVMRSSGHGGQSVNTTDSAVRITHIPTGIVVVNQDGKSQHKNKESAMKVLKARLFEMQEQERLAKESEARKSQVGSGDRSERIRTYNFPQNRISDHRINLTLYRLDAILEGGLFDEIIEPLIAYYQAEALKQENL; from the coding sequence ATGTTAGCTGATAAACTCAAACCTTTTTTAGCACGCTTTGATGAGTTAAACACTCTTCTTAGCGATGTTAATATCTCTAATGATATTTCTAAAATGACAGCTCTATCTAAAGAGCAAAAAAATTTAGAACCTATAGTAGAAAAAGCAAAAGAGTATCTCAAAACCTTAGATGATATAGAAGAAAACAAACTTCTTTTATCTGATCCTGAACTAGGGGAACTTGCAAAAGAAGAACTTAAAAATCTCGAAGTTTTAAAACCGCAACTTGAAGAAGAATTAAAAATTCTTTTACTACCTAAAGATCCAAATGATGATAAAAATATATTTTTAGAAATTCGTGCAGGAACAGGTGGTGATGAAGCTTCTTTATTTGTTGGGGATTTAGTAAAAGCTTATATACGCTATGCAGAAAATCGTGATTATAAATACGAAATCGTAAGCTCAAGTGAAGGTAGCGTAGGGGGATTTAAAGAAATCATCATTCTTATTAAAGGAAACGGAGCTTATTCGAGACTAAAATACGAAGGTGGCACGCACAGAGTTCAAAGAGTACCTGAAACAGAATCTCAAGGTAGAGTTCATACTTCAGCTATTACAGTGGCTATTATGCCTGAAGTTGATGATGTTGAAATTCAAATCAATCCAAATGATTTAAAAATCGATGTAATGCGTAGTAGCGGTCATGGTGGACAAAGCGTAAATACCACAGATAGTGCTGTAAGAATCACTCACATTCCAACAGGTATAGTTGTAGTAAATCAAGATGGTAAAAGCCAACACAAAAACAAAGAAAGCGCCATGAAAGTCTTAAAAGCAAGACTTTTTGAAATGCAAGAACAAGAACGCTTAGCTAAAGAAAGCGAGGCAAGAAAATCACAAGTTGGAAGTGGCGATAGAAGTGAGCGCATACGCACTTACAATTTCCCTCAAAATAGAATTAGCGATCATAGAATAAATCTTACTTTATATAGACTTGATGCGATTTTAGAAGGTGGGCTTTTTGATGAGATCATCGAGCCATTAATCGCTTATTATCAAGCAGAAGCTTTAAAACAAGAAAATTTATAA
- the rpsT gene encoding 30S ribosomal protein S20 — translation MANHKSAEKRARQTIKRTERNRFYRTRLKNITKAVREAAANNDKEAAQNALKVANKSIHAMVSRGFLKKQTASRRVSRLALLVNKLA, via the coding sequence ATGGCAAACCATAAATCTGCTGAAAAAAGAGCAAGACAAACTATCAAAAGAACTGAAAGAAATAGATTTTATAGAACAAGATTAAAAAACATTACAAAAGCGGTTCGTGAAGCAGCAGCAAATAATGATAAAGAAGCTGCACAAAATGCATTAAAAGTAGCTAATAAAAGTATTCACGCTATGGTAAGTCGTGGATTTTTGAAAAAACAAACTGCATCACGCCGTGTTAGCAGATTGGCATTATTGGTAAATAAATTAGCATAA
- a CDS encoding pseudouridine synthase: MRINKFISHNSKYSRREADELIKQGLVKINKKTALLSDSVNAEDKVFINGKKLHKKTQFSVIIYHKQKGEIVSKKDDRGRKTIYHTLPKQFSTWLSVGRLDFASEGLLLLTDSPVIADALMHSDLEREYYLKVKGNIDKNVIEAMQNGLEIQNEKKGAHAKTKITSMSFAPFLGFEIFGSSGGYTKLKVIINEGKNRELRRFFGHFDLEVMDLKRVAFGALDLGMLKAGKYRYLENGEYEKLRDFLKTNNIRY, from the coding sequence ATGAGAATTAATAAATTCATCTCACACAATAGCAAATATTCTCGCCGCGAGGCTGATGAGCTAATCAAGCAAGGCTTAGTAAAAATCAATAAAAAAACAGCCTTGCTAAGTGATAGTGTAAATGCTGAAGATAAAGTTTTTATCAATGGTAAAAAACTCCATAAAAAAACACAATTTTCAGTCATCATTTATCATAAACAAAAAGGTGAAATAGTTAGTAAAAAAGATGATAGAGGTAGAAAAACCATCTATCATACCCTGCCAAAACAATTTAGCACTTGGCTTAGTGTAGGAAGGCTTGACTTTGCAAGCGAGGGATTGCTTTTATTAACTGATTCGCCTGTGATAGCAGATGCGCTTATGCATAGTGATTTAGAAAGAGAATATTACTTAAAAGTAAAAGGTAATATAGATAAAAATGTCATTGAAGCTATGCAAAATGGCTTAGAAATTCAAAATGAAAAAAAAGGGGCTCATGCTAAAACTAAAATAACTTCAATGAGTTTTGCTCCATTTTTAGGCTTTGAAATTTTTGGCTCAAGCGGAGGCTATACGAAGCTAAAAGTAATCATTAATGAAGGTAAAAATAGAGAGCTAAGACGCTTTTTTGGGCATTTTGATTTAGAAGTGATGGATCTTAAAAGAGTAGCTTTTGGAGCATTAGATCTTGGTATGTTAAAAGCTGGCAAATATCGTTATTTGGAAAATGGCGAGTATGAAAAACTACGCGATTTTTTAAAAACAAATAATATTAGATATTAA
- a CDS encoding ribonuclease J, translating into MSEENKTQEQNKTKRFNKFRNKRKKDSQNQEQNSEIKNETKVENTQTEASEEKKKKKKNRNLPSKLSGNEEWQIELAKSIEANKIMHELRLHPLKHNNSSEHKIRITPLGGLGEIGGNITVFETNNDAIIVDIGMSFPDGTMHGVDIIIPDFDYVRKIKNKIRAIIITHAHEDHIGAVPYFFKEFQFPIYATPLALGMISNKFEEHGLKAERKWFRPITKRKIYEIGEFNLEWIHITHSIIDACALAIKTKAGTIIHTGDFKIDQTPIDGYPTDLSRLAQYGEEGVLCLLSDSTNSYKEGYTKSESSVGPTFDQIFAKTKGRVIMSTFSSNIHRVYQAISYGLKYGRKVCVIGRSMERNLYTTMELGYIKLDRKIFIDADEVSKYKDNEVLIVTTGSQGETMSALYRMATDEHKFIKIKPSDQVIISAKAIPGNEANVSAVLDFLLKAGAKVAYQEFSEIHVSGHASIEEQKLMLTLVKPKFFLPVHGEYNHINKHKETALKCGIPERNIYLMSDGDQVELCQKYIKRVKTVKTGKVFVDNQINKQIADDVVIDRQKLADSGIVVIIAQLDKASKTLINKPRVFSYGLVADKQDGAFSKEMSDVLSQFFPNVKDEILDNPKVLEAQIRQVLRKHIFRKIKKYPTIVPTIFVM; encoded by the coding sequence ATGAGCGAAGAAAACAAAACTCAAGAGCAAAATAAAACTAAAAGATTTAATAAATTCAGAAACAAAAGAAAAAAAGATTCACAAAATCAAGAGCAAAATAGTGAAATTAAAAACGAAACAAAAGTAGAAAATACTCAAACTGAAGCTAGCGAAGAAAAAAAGAAAAAGAAAAAAAATAGAAATTTACCTTCTAAATTAAGTGGTAATGAGGAATGGCAAATAGAACTTGCCAAAAGCATAGAAGCTAATAAAATTATGCACGAACTAAGACTTCACCCTTTAAAACACAACAACTCAAGCGAACATAAAATTCGTATTACACCTTTGGGTGGGCTTGGGGAAATCGGTGGAAATATCACTGTTTTTGAAACCAACAACGATGCGATTATCGTTGATATAGGTATGAGTTTTCCAGATGGAACCATGCATGGAGTAGATATTATCATACCTGATTTTGACTATGTAAGAAAGATTAAAAACAAAATTCGCGCTATCATCATCACTCATGCTCATGAAGATCATATCGGTGCTGTGCCGTATTTTTTCAAAGAATTTCAATTTCCTATCTATGCAACACCTTTAGCATTAGGTATGATTTCAAATAAATTTGAAGAACATGGTTTAAAAGCTGAGCGTAAATGGTTTAGACCTATAACAAAAAGAAAAATTTATGAAATAGGCGAGTTTAACTTAGAATGGATTCATATAACCCACTCTATCATCGATGCTTGTGCTTTAGCCATTAAAACTAAAGCAGGAACCATCATACACACTGGTGATTTTAAAATAGATCAAACACCAATTGATGGTTATCCAACGGATTTAAGTCGTTTAGCTCAATATGGCGAAGAAGGTGTGCTTTGTCTTTTAAGTGATAGCACAAACTCATATAAAGAAGGTTACACAAAAAGTGAAAGCTCCGTAGGACCTACTTTTGATCAAATTTTTGCCAAAACTAAAGGCAGGGTAATCATGAGCACCTTTAGTTCTAATATCCACCGTGTATATCAAGCTATTAGCTATGGTTTAAAATATGGTAGAAAAGTGTGTGTTATAGGACGCTCTATGGAAAGAAATCTCTATACCACTATGGAACTTGGCTATATCAAACTTGATAGAAAAATTTTCATTGACGCTGATGAAGTAAGCAAATACAAAGACAACGAAGTACTAATTGTCACGACAGGAAGTCAAGGCGAGACCATGAGTGCTTTATATAGAATGGCAACTGATGAGCATAAATTTATCAAAATCAAACCTAGCGATCAAGTTATCATTTCAGCTAAAGCAATACCAGGTAATGAAGCAAATGTTTCTGCTGTGCTTGATTTTCTTTTAAAAGCAGGGGCTAAAGTAGCTTATCAAGAATTTAGCGAAATTCATGTAAGCGGACATGCTAGTATAGAAGAGCAAAAACTCATGCTAACTTTAGTAAAACCTAAATTTTTCTTACCAGTGCATGGAGAGTATAATCACATCAATAAACACAAAGAAACCGCTCTAAAATGTGGCATACCTGAAAGAAATATCTACTTAATGAGTGATGGTGATCAAGTAGAGCTTTGTCAAAAATACATCAAACGTGTAAAAACAGTTAAAACAGGAAAAGTCTTTGTAGATAATCAAATCAACAAACAAATCGCAGATGATGTAGTAATTGATAGACAAAAACTAGCAGATAGTGGCATAGTTGTCATCATTGCTCAGCTTGATAAAGCAAGTAAAACACTGATTAATAAACCAAGAGTATTTAGTTATGGCTTGGTAGCTGATAAACAAGATGGAGCATTCTCAAAAGAAATGAGTGATGTTTTAAGTCAATTTTTCCCAAATGTAAAAGATGAAATTTTAGATAATCCAAAAGTTTTAGAAGCTCAAATTAGGCAAGTACTAAGAAAGCATATTTTTAGAAAAATCAAAAAATATCCAACTATAGTACCAACTATTTTTGTGATGTAA
- the rsmA gene encoding 16S rRNA (adenine(1518)-N(6)/adenine(1519)-N(6))-dimethyltransferase RsmA, producing the protein MIKAKKHFGQNFLCDKSVVDKIIQAIPKDTKNIVEIGPGLGDLTQELLKIPQAHIRAYEIDKDLIPILNKKFQNEIEGGNFELIHQNASDAFDQGSLSDKEYFLVANLPYYIATNLILKALEDQNCLGLIVMVQKEVAQKFCANEKESNFSALGVLCALICQRQMLFDIQPQSFNPPPKVTSAVMKLIKTTHYQQKCENIEAFKEFLRACFQNPRKQLLSNFKNKKEKILKAFEALDISSTSRAHEISVDSYLKIYDYLKDDYERRKQNSRAK; encoded by the coding sequence ATGATAAAAGCAAAAAAACATTTTGGACAAAATTTTTTATGTGATAAAAGCGTGGTAGATAAAATCATCCAAGCCATACCCAAAGATACTAAAAATATAGTTGAGATTGGGCCTGGCTTAGGTGATTTAACGCAAGAACTTTTGAAAATCCCACAAGCTCATATTAGAGCTTATGAGATTGATAAAGATTTGATTCCTATTTTAAATAAAAAATTTCAAAATGAGATTGAAGGTGGAAATTTTGAGCTTATCCATCAAAATGCAAGTGATGCTTTTGATCAAGGAAGTTTAAGCGATAAAGAGTACTTTTTAGTAGCAAATTTACCATATTATATTGCTACAAATTTGATTTTAAAAGCCCTAGAAGATCAAAATTGCCTTGGGCTTATAGTAATGGTGCAAAAAGAAGTAGCACAGAAATTTTGTGCAAATGAAAAAGAAAGTAATTTTTCGGCTTTAGGGGTGCTTTGTGCATTAATATGCCAAAGACAAATGCTTTTTGACATACAACCACAAAGCTTTAATCCTCCGCCAAAAGTTACTTCAGCTGTAATGAAGTTAATAAAAACTACTCATTATCAGCAAAAATGTGAAAATATAGAAGCTTTTAAAGAATTTCTTAGAGCTTGTTTTCAAAACCCTAGAAAACAACTCTTATCTAATTTTAAAAATAAAAAAGAAAAAATTTTAAAAGCATTTGAAGCACTAGACATCTCTTCTACCTCAAGAGCTCATGAAATTAGCGTTGATTCATACCTTAAAATTTATGACTATTTAAAGGATGACTATGAGCGAAGAAAACAAAACTCAAGAGCAAAATAA
- a CDS encoding nucleoside phosphorylase-I family protein, with amino-acid sequence MKNLIVCAGGNEDFKFAQSIGIGLVNSAFFLGKILSQVKVDKVIFIGTCGIYQEGKILDIYESSNAANLEYSDLFDSFYTPISNEIRLNVSHETMINSSNYICKDENIAQEFFKKGVHIENMEAYAVLSCAKMQGIEGICYLCATNFCNELAHEDFLKNHQKAKELLKEFLLDKKLI; translated from the coding sequence TTGAAAAATCTTATAGTATGTGCAGGAGGAAATGAGGATTTTAAATTTGCACAAAGTATAGGCATAGGTTTGGTTAATTCTGCTTTTTTTCTAGGTAAAATTTTAAGTCAAGTAAAAGTAGATAAGGTAATTTTTATAGGTACATGTGGAATTTACCAAGAAGGAAAAATTTTAGACATTTATGAAAGTTCTAACGCAGCGAATTTAGAATACTCAGATTTATTTGATAGTTTTTATACGCCTATATCTAATGAGATTAGATTAAATGTTTCACATGAAACTATGATTAATTCTTCAAATTATATTTGCAAAGATGAAAATATCGCCCAAGAATTTTTTAAAAAGGGCGTACATATAGAAAATATGGAAGCATACGCGGTGCTTTCTTGTGCAAAAATGCAAGGGATAGAAGGAATTTGTTATTTATGTGCGACAAATTTTTGTAATGAATTAGCACATGAAGATTTTTTAAAAAACCATCAAAAAGCAAAAGAATTATTAAAAGAATTTTTGTTAGATAAAAAACTTATATAG